The Podospora pseudopauciseta strain CBS 411.78 chromosome 2 map unlocalized CBS411.78m_2, whole genome shotgun sequence genome has a window encoding:
- a CDS encoding uncharacterized protein (EggNog:ENOG503P4A5; COG:D), producing the protein MADYSSMKVPELKKVLQERSLPLTGNKADLIARLQEDDNQKAPEAAEPKADTKPAAAAEDEIDYDDDDFPPMAKKADAAPAATQDKPAEEKKSEDAPAVVETKADETAAPATTTTKDDKPAETTATEEPAAAPAAPLFSANLAATNAQTEAEKRAARAARFGITLDENSEEAKAAARAAKFGVANDQISALDSALPERGPRKRGREAKDDGSKVKGAEGGNKRPQQQQPSANVRNNSNNGRNQQGRGGRVRGGPGGAGRQQRNGGGGGAAAATKLPQREEDPAERAKREARAKRFA; encoded by the exons atGGCCGACTACAGCAGCATGAAGGTCCCCGAGTTGAAGAAGGTTCTTCAGGAGCGCAGCCTACCGTTGACCGGCAACAAGGCCGACCTGATTGCCCGTCTCCAGGAGGACGACAATCAGAAGGCCCCGGAAGCCGCAGAGCCCAAGGCCG ACACCAAGCCCGCCGCTGCGGCGGAGGATGAGATCGActacgacgacgatgatttTCCTCCCatggccaagaaggctgaTGCCGCTCCCGCCGCCACTCAAGACAAGCCagcagaggagaagaagtcggAGGATGCGCCAGCCGTTGTCGAAACCAAGGCTGATGAGACTGCTGcccctgccaccaccaccaccaaagacgACAAGCCAGCTGAGACCACCGCCACAGAGGAACCCGCCGCTGCCCCAGCTGCACCTCTCTTCTCAGCGAACCTTGCCGCGACCAACGCGCAGACGGAAGCAGAGAAGCGGGCTGCTCGCGCCGCCAGATTCGGCATCACGCTAGACGAAAACtcggaggaggccaaggccgcGGCGAGGGCTGCCAAGTTCGGGGTGGCTAATGACCAGATCTCGGCTCTGGACAGCGCGCTACCTGAGCGggggccgaggaagagggggagggaggcgaagGATGATGGGAGCAAGGTTAAGGGTGCTGAGGGCGGCAACAAGcggccgcagcagcagcagcctaGTGCCAATGTCCGGAACAACAGCAATAACGGCCGTAACCAGCAGGGACGGGGCGGTCGTGTGCGTGGTGGTCcgggtggtgctggtcgGCAGCAGCGCAatggggggggtggtggtgctgctgctgcgacgaAGCTGCCGcaaagggaggaggatccgGCGGAGAGGGCtaagagggaggcgagggctAAGAGGTTTGCGTAA
- the ssh4 gene encoding Protein ssh4 (EggNog:ENOG503NZ1J; COG:U), which produces MTNNRHSFHTMDRYDHYPSNPNPAPNGIIIGLLSSFGSAIVILCVFLIIYYFKYTSSGRIFLDRIGRPGEYDDEQAFAREEAEALETMDDMQRTEYLRAKAFIAANPPESVQTDISLSQYLAIQEKGVSAWEFEPELEIANCFVEARTEIEFFDSECTVMSNLPVPKQNEVYYWEAKIYEKPDNTLVSIGMCTKPYPLFRLPGFHKHSVAYLSNGSRRYNQPFKGNHYGPQIVQGDVIGVGYRPRTGAIFFTRNGKKLEEAAHGMKTQNFFPSIGANGPCIVHVNFGQAGFVFIEANVKKWGLAPMTGSLAPPPPYGSEQGSILLETGRKDGYTGSYTRGHGGSQSVQLYPRQGGPGLNPGHTRSRSGNFRVLPPTSPGPQRSPTDISLSHLVPTEDAGEPSSAAAAETRNEEGAQNAGLGVHDPNHPPPPEYTSPEHSDAERDDNDDENRPLINISRSRNGSLATVRARSASNAQGRPIQQRSSPSPPIPSYQDAILQGAGRDRSGSAMSSRSARSGRTGR; this is translated from the exons ATGACCAACAACCGCCACTCTTTCCACACAATGGATCGTTACGATCACTACCCCTCGAATCCAAACCCGGCCCCGAatggcatcatcatcggcctGCTGTCGTCGTTCGGGTCGGCCATCGTGATACTCTGCGTGTTTCTCATCATCTACTATTTCAAGTACACATCCTCGGGCCGCATCTTCCTCGACCGGATCGGTCGTCCCGGCGAGTACGATGACGAGCAGGCGTTTGCAcgggaggaggccgaggcaTTGGAGACGATGGATGACATGCAGAGGACGGAATATTTGAGAGCAAAGG CCTTTATTGCTGCCAACCCCCCCGAGTCTGTGCAGACGGACATCTCGCTATCGCAGTATCTGGCTATTCAGGAGAAGGGTGTTTCTGCTTGGGAGTTTGAGCCGGAGCTGGAGATTGCCAACTGCTTTGTTGAAGCCCGTACGGAGATTGAGTTCTTCGATTCGGAATGCACCGTCATGAGCAATCTGCCAGTACCAAAACAGAACGAAGTCTACTACTGGGAAGCCAAGATCTACGAGAAGCCAGACAATACTCTGGTCAGCATCGGCATGTGCACGAAACCCTATCCGCTGTTCCGGTTACCAG GCTTCCACAAACACTCTGTTGCCTATCTTTCCAATGGTTCTCGCCGCTACAACCAACCGTTCAAGGGCAACCACTACGGCCCCCAAATTGTTCAAGGTGACGTTATTGGCGTTGGGTACCGACCTCGGACCGGCGCTATATTCTTCACACGAAACGGGAAGAAGCTGGAAGAAGCCGCCCACGGCATGAAGACGCAAAACTTCTTCCCCTCGATCGGAGCGAATGGCCCATGCATCGTGCACGTCAACTTTGGCCAGGCCGGATTTGTTTTCATCGAGGCCAACGTGAAGAAGTGGGGTCTGGCCCCCATGACGGGCTCACTggcaccacctccgccatACGGCTCTGAGCAAGGCAGCATTCTTCTCGAAACGGGACGGAAGGACGGATACACAGGGTCATACACTCGCGGTCATGGCGGAAGTCAGTCTGTGCAGCTTTACCCTAGGCAAGGAGGACCCGGTTTGAATCCCGGTCATACCCGTTCGAGATCTGGTAACTTCAGAGTTCTCCCACCCACCAGCCCAGGGCCCCAGCGCAGCCCAACCGATATTTCCCTTTCCCATTTGGTTCCTACAGAAGACGCCGGAGAGCCTAGCAGCGCCGCGGCAGCTGAAACACGCAACGAGGAGGGGGCGCAAAATGCAGGCCTTGGTGTTCACGACCCCAACCATCCGCCCCCACCAGAGTACACGAGCCCGGAACACTCGGATGCCGAGCGCGATGACAATGACGATGAGAACCGGCCATTGATCAACATCAGCAGGAGCCGTAATGGCTCCCTGGCTACTGTTCGAGCGAGGAGCGCTAGCAATGCTCAGGGTCGGCCCATTCAACAGCGCTCGTCACCAAGTCCTCCCATTCCAAGCTATCAGGATGCCATTTTGCAAGGAGCTGGGCGTGACAGAAGCGGCAGCGCCATGTCGTCGAGATCGGCGAGATCAGGAAGGACCGGGAGGTAA
- a CDS encoding uncharacterized protein (EggNog:ENOG503P4RX), giving the protein MAPTILTLLRRHLPSDIQSLGPLAAHTILLARDGDDTKDDPAVKVTHPGVIHPNEVNNNAIFAVFGLLGAGFVIVGIWFFFWAKNGGFYFKEGDWEDYKSTVLRRPKIGPNGTVYSDVTASTVLGGGSVYKDVDDRTVVTGVTRDGGARDDDLTTVVSATTGITGITGGVSDFSGREKRRMKREQKEREKERKREDKRREKERKSRRKVGADGEVVDEEAERLAEEQLRMYRHEKAARVGGINREADGSEWDGSTNPSWSEVSPSGRGMAESTADGGSEVTEGLMAGQQRTPKKEEKKERGIRKVYSTADKNAVRENEKIRAEARKLREEGRRAAAQEKALQPRESRRIKRDFSFTAGAEEAVALRRIDEGNEIATEGTSANTYSDYTRARSKSRPRPPPSEVSSSMPGGWAQSEVSAATASTDDSGTKVYTHSHHIPIASSVSDFAYAEDKRKRRGGAGARRERERTRRDDTSSVD; this is encoded by the coding sequence ATGGCACCAAcaatcctcaccctcctccgccgtcacctcccctccGACATCCAATCCCTCGGCCCCCTAGCCGCccacaccatcctcctcgcccgcgACGGCGACGACACCAAAGACGACCCCGCCGTCAAGGTCACCCACCCCGGCGTGATCCACCCCAATGaggtcaacaacaacgccatCTTCGCCGTGTTCGGTCTTCTAGGCGCCGGGTTCGTCATCGTCGGGATTTggttcttcttctgggcCAAGAACGGGGGGTTTTACTTCAAGGAGGGGGATTGGGAGGATTACAAGTCTACCGTTCTTCGGCGTCCTAAAATCGGGCCTAACGGTACGGTTTACAGCGATGTGACTGCGTCGACTGTTTTGGGCGGCGGGAGCGTGTACAAGGATGTGGATGATAGGACTGTCGTTACGGGGGTGACGAGGGATGGCGGGGCAAGGGATGATGATTTGACTACTGTTGTTTCGGCCACGACGGGCATCACGGGCATTACCGGGGGGGTGTCGGATTTctcggggagggagaagagaaggatgaagagggagcagaaggagagggagaaggagaggaagagggaggataagaggcgggagaaggagaggaagtcgaggaggaaggttggggcggatggggaggtggtggatgaggaggcggagaggttggctGAGGAGCAGCTGAGGATGTATAGACAtgagaaggcggcgagggtgggggggattAATCGGGAGGCGGATGGGAGTGAGTGGGATGGGAGCACGAATCCTTCTTGGTCGGAGGTGAGCCCGAGTGGGAGGGGTATGGCGGAGAGCACGGCCGATGGGGGCAGCGAGGTTACTGAAGGCTTGATGGCTGGACAGCAGAGGACgccgaagaaggaggagaagaaggagaggggtaTCAGAAAGGTTTACAGCACTGCCGACAAGAATGCTGTGAGGGAGAATGAGAAGATCAGGGCCGAGGCGAggaagttgagggaggaggggagacgGGCGGCTGCGCAGGAGAAGGCGCTGCAGCCGAGGGAGTCGAGGAGGATTAAGAGAGATTTCAGCTTTACTgccggagcggaggaggcggttgcGCTGAGGAGGATTGATGAGGGGAATGAGATTGCGACTGAGGGCACTTCGGCGAACACCTACTCTGATTACACGAGGGCTAGGTCCAAGTCCAGACCTAGACCTCCACCGAGTGAGGTTTCGAGCAGCATGCCGGGTGGATGGGCTCAGAGTGAGGTCAGCGCCGCTACTGCCAGCACTGACGACTCGGGCACCAAGGTCTACACGCACTctcaccacatccccatTGCCTCTTCCGTGAGCGACTTTGCGTATGCCGAGGACAAGAGGAAGAGACGCGGTGGTGCCGGAGCCagaagggagagagagaggactAGACGGGATGATACCAGCAGCGTTGATTAA
- a CDS encoding uncharacterized protein (COG:S; EggNog:ENOG503P47T) has translation MSGRNRPSAACVEDADDAGTVFEGTARYATSCAPGSPIKQPANTGRVRREKSRKSETSPINAHTDSDSTLPRRERDSTKKPSTHRDKSASASKKALMTSRPALKPTRTAPPDARYSRKSVDAHDAQYFGVNEPAPAPAPAATRPRSKTTRPTSAYYGSSPSRPPLTHQNRYYSQTPGPQMNSGFAPPPLPNPPQWSGPPPPGPPQPPAPMSAPMQIPYPQPGSSPVVMNGPGPEYFSRPLESRFGSYTRPQSAMGYRPQQPPAIEYGNEWEEPQAPPSKQLARRPSTNRRMSKVETDDKRMMPPPPRRPQSARPLPSSGFQPPAPSTPISRRTLYDDIERTEDDLFNLSPMGPADYNNAGHSTHLAFRPKPPRMSSGLADEAYGDYDYNPMPVEPYGKHLRRSSYFGESAASSSAYEDQARNGGSSRSSGSRDESDYRQSYTTRTTHTSAHDEDFTIRVKGNTTLKIGGAEMECHDGAEINITKNGATLGYRGGGSDASYGDHDDRHTRVDLDDRRTRVDFPVRPRTRGASRARSIPRAPAYPTYPDAASPEYEYVGADDYAPSIPPYPQYPTSYSSSRPDDHYFGR, from the exons ATGTCTGGGAGGAATCGACCATCTGCTGCATGCGTCGAGGACGCTGACGACGCCGGAACTGTTTTTGAAGGCACCGCACGCTACGCTACATCTTGTGCCCCAGGCAGTCCCATCAAGCAGCCAGCAAACACCGGACGTGTCCGGAGAGAAAAGAGCAGGAAGAGCGAGACCTCGCCCATCAACGCCCACACCGACTCGGACTCGACGCTCCCtcgaagagagagagattcTACCAAGAAGCCCAGCACTCACAGGGATAAGTCTGCTTCGGCAAGCAAAAAAGCACTCATGACTTCAAGACCTGCTCTGAAGCCCACGAGGACGGCGCCGCCCGACGCCCGTTACTCACGCAAGTCTGTAGACGCACACGATGCGCAATATTTCGGCGTCAATGAGCCAGCACCTGCCCCGGCGCCTGCTGCCACTCGTCCCCGTTCCAAGACCACGAGACCGACCAGTGCCTATTATGGCAGCTCACCTTCGAGACCACCTTTAACCCACCAGAACAGGTATTACAGCCAGACGCCAGGCCCACAGATGAACTCGGGCTTtgcgccaccacctcttccgaACCCACCTCAATGGAGCggtcctccccctcccggccccccccaaccaccggCACCTATGTCAGCGCCCATGCAGATTCCTTATCCTCAACCAGGGTCGTCCCCTGTGGTCATGAATGGACCAGGACCAGAGTACTTTTCGCGACCACTTGAGTCTCGCTTCGGCAGCTACACCCGGCCACAGTCAGCGATGGGCTATCGCCCTCAGCAGCCACCTGCCATTGAATATGGTAACGAGTGGGAAGAGCCACAAGCGCCTCCCAGCAAACAATTAGCTCGGCGTCCATCCACCAACAGGAGGATGTCCAAGGTTGAGACGGACGATAAGCGCATGATgccgccacctcctcgcaGACCCCAGTCTGCCAGGCCGCTCCCAAGCAGTGGGTTCCAACCCCCTGCGCCCTCTACGCCAATCTCGCGGCGAACCCTCTATGATGATATTGAACGAACCGAGGATGACCTCTTTAACCTCTCCCCCATGGGCCCTGCCGATTACAATAACGCCGGCCACAGCACCCACCTAGCCTTCCGTCCCAAGCCACCTAGAATGAGCAGCGGACTGGCGGACGAGGCGTACGGCGACTACGATTACAACCCAATGCCGGTGGAGCCTTACGGGAAACATTTGCGACGGAGCTCATACTTTGGCGAATCGGCGGCTTCCAGCAGCGCATACGAGGATCAA GCCCGAAACGGAGGAAGCAGCAGAAGCTCAGGCAGCCGCGACGAGAGCGATTACCGACAGTCATACACAACGAGGACCACGCACACCAGTGCTCACGACGAAGACTTCACCATCAGGGTAAAGGGTAATACGACGCTCAAAATTGGCGGTGCCGAAATGGAATGCCATGATGGCGCCGAGATCAACATCACTAAGAACGGTGCTACGCTAGGCTACCGAGGCGGTGGTAGCGACGCGAGCTATGGCGACCACGATGACCGCCACACCCGGGTTGACCTCGATGACCGCCGAACCCGAGTCGATTTCCCTGTCCGGCCACGCACCCGCGGAGCCTCCCGCGCCAGGTCCATTCCTCGTGCCCCGGCTTATCCCACCTACCCCGATGCTGCCAGCCCCGAATATGAGTACGTCGGTGCTGACGACTAcgccccctccatcccaccCTATCCCCAATACCCTACCTCGTACTCCTCCTCTCGACCTGACGACCACTACTTTGGTCGGTAA
- a CDS encoding uncharacterized protein (EggNog:ENOG503P5XB; COG:G), protein MGTANSTGIATRGPLPIRLITFNVRYATKTPVPGEEPWSIRCPKLCSQLKFITSGQDSPFICLQEVLYSQLTDIQDRLGNAWRHIGQGREDGKQAGEFSPIFFRVDHWECERQKTYWLSKTPDLPSKGWDAALERVVTVGLFRHKDTGARVVVMSTHFDHRGKVAREESAKLLLEISRTWTASASQGTQVPAFLGGDFNSTPSDGAYKVLAAPGSGMTDISQLVQQDDRYGNRDITYTSFGEPDETPKRIDFLFVRGSQQFTSRNFGILPNRFDDMVYLSDHRAVVADMELTST, encoded by the coding sequence ATGGGCACCGCCAATTCAACCGGCATCGCCACACGCGGCCCCCTTCCGATTCGTCTCATTACTTTCAATGTTCGATATGCCACCAAGACCCCCGTTCCGGGTGAGGAGCCATGGTCTATTCGCTGTCCAAAGCTCTGCTCACAGTTGAAGTTCATCACCTCAGGTCAAGACTCGCCCTTCATATGTCTCCAGGAAGTTCTTTATTCTCAGCTCACGGATATCCAGGACAGGCTGGGGAATGCCTGGCGTCATATCGGCCAAGGCCGGGAGGATGGTAAACAGGCTGGCGAATTCTCTCCCATCTTTTTCCGAGTGGATCATTGGGAATGCGAACGCCAAAAGACTTATTGGCTTTCCAAGACACCTGATCTCCCGTCCAAAGGTTGGGATGCTGCCTTGGAACGAGTTGTTACCGTGGGATTATTCCGGCACAAGGATACTGGAGCTCGTGTGGTAGTCATGAGTACTCATTTCGACCATCGCGGAAAAGTAGCTCGGGAAGAAAGCGCCAAGCTGCTACTGGAGATATCTCGAACATGGACGGCCTCGGCCAGCCAAGGGACACAAGTACCAGCTTTTCTCGGCGGCGATTTCAACAGCACACCAAGTGATGGAGCCTACAAGGTGTTGGCCGCCCCTGGTTCCGGCATGACGGATATCTCTCAGCTTGTGCAACAAGATGATCGGTACGGCAACCGGGATATCACTTACACCTCTTTTGGAGAGCCAGATGAGACGCCCAAGAGAATTGACTTTCTTTTTGTTCGGGGATCGCAACAGTTTACTAGTCGCAACTTTGGGATTCTGCCAAATCGCTTCGATGACATGGTCTACCTCTCGGATCATAGAGCTGTGGTGGCCGACATGGAGTTGACATCGACCTGA
- a CDS encoding uncharacterized protein (EggNog:ENOG503P7TV), which translates to MSSSRYSTTTSSTNPSKYSYSPAAQSSYSSSRPGQRPSPFQPPSQPALKPTHLSSPLPDDNDDDFSLTMPGIDPLSFFLTPPTPSAPYPQDDDTAMLDFDYFDYSAGIDDSSSADVRSVSPSSLAGFSRPDGPRPPTPPRVSSPAVSTPDLEFDYGSLGASPEGDTLMEEYYRHRMGGYGGVPLLLKDFTNAAGGNKKRGKFTKGSGGERHAGHHHVWREPSPDVWSIEEDPREEETGVVDVKKKGKGTTRGGGKGKMVKRVRFVLPGEEEGAY; encoded by the coding sequence ATGTCTTCCTCCCGATACTCGACGACAACCAGctcaaccaacccatcaaaaTACTCCTATTCTCCAGCAGCACAGTCTAGCTATTCCTCTTCCCGCCCAGGTCAACGCCCCTCTCCATTccaaccaccctcccaaccaGCCCTCAAACCAACacacctctcctcccccttgccagacgacaacgacgacgacttcTCCCTCACAATGCCAGGCATCGatcccctctccttcttcctcacccccccaaccccctcggcCCCCTACCCACAGGACGACGACACGGCCATGCTCGACTTTGACTACTTTGACTACTCGGCTGGCATCGACGATTCTTCTTCAGCCGACGTCAGGAGCGTCAGCCCCTCAAGCCTAGCAGGCTTCTCCCGCCCTGACGGCCCGCGCCCCCCTACTCCCCCTCGGGTCTCCTCCCCTGCTGTGAGCACCCCCGATTTGGAGTTTGACTACGGGAGCTTGGGAGCCAGCCCGGAAGGTGACACGCTCATGGAGGAATACTACCGCCATCGGATGGGCGGTTATGGGGGTGTTCCGCTTTTGTTGAAGGACTTTACCAATGCTGCTGGGGGTaacaagaagagggggaagtTTACCAAGGGGAGTGGGGGGGAAAGGCATGCGGGGCATCACCATGTCTGGAGGGAGCCGAGTCCGGATGTTTGGAGTATTGAGGAGGAtccgagggaggaggaaacgggggtggtggatgttaagaagaagggaaaggggactactagggggggtgggaaggggaagatggtgaagagggtgaggtttgttttgcctggggaggaggagggggcttACTGA